Proteins encoded by one window of Esox lucius isolate fEsoLuc1 chromosome 4, fEsoLuc1.pri, whole genome shotgun sequence:
- the tsc22d3 gene encoding TSC22 domain family protein 3 isoform X2, with translation MTTEIFKTPMEVAVYQLHNFSISFFSSLVGGDVVSVKLDNSASGASVVAIDNKIEQAMDLVKNHLMYAVREEVEILKEQIKELAEKNNQLERENSLLKNLASPEQLEKFQERVPSESDTMVPLQLDSQYQRQAQMGLRPLTPDQACPISAGSAV, from the exons ATGACAACGGAAATCTTCAAAACGCCAATGGAGGTTGCTGTCTATCAGTTACATAACTTCAGCATCTCATTCTTCTCCTCGTTAGTTGGAGGAGACGTGGTGTCTGTAAAACTCGacaacag TGCCTCTGGTGCTAGCGTTGTTGCTATCGACAACAAGATCGAACAGGCAATG GATTTGGTGAAGAACCACCTGATGTATGCGGTCAGGGAGGAAGTGGAGATCCTCAAAGAGCAGATCAAGGAGCTTGCTGAGAAGAACAACCAGCTAGAGCGCGAGAACAGCCTCTTAAAGAACCTGGCAAGTCCGGAACAGCTGGAGAAGTTCCAGGAACGGGTTCCGTCCGAGTCTGACACCATGGTTCCACTGCAGCTGGACAGCCAGTACCAGCGCCAGGCCCAGATGGGGCTTCGACCCCTGACCCCCGACCAGGCCTGTCCCATCAGCGCCGGCTCCGCTGTATAA